Proteins from a single region of Thermococcus sp.:
- a CDS encoding MFS transporter codes for MHATRNGENYDLGYAKRATLVVVLLPLLVMYTEAMLTPALPTIQKEFAVNPNDVSWVLTIYLLVGTVSVAIFGKLGDMYGKKKMFLVALGFYTLGVILNGFAPSFRWLLVTRAIQGFGMAIFPLAFSLVREEFPPEMVPQVQGMISAMFGVGMVIALPLGAYVTQHWGWRWTYHTASPFAVLMFILAWKVLRESRYINPGKLDWPGALFLTWAVVPALVAVTRAPNTGWTARETLILFGISIVGTVLLVLWERRVENPILPLGIITSRNPALVNVGIMFAAFGISMMSQANTYIFQMKPPYGFGKSILESGLLMTPMAGVMLIVAPIAGKLMPKIGAKPLAILGALTASVGLGVLAKYASQLPPNHLWTFVGLITLVGTGITLMNISLINVLVFSVPQRVMGVATGANSLFRNFGSTWGPAIAGTVMSTYYVLFHPPGAPSWVKIKIPTTKAYEVLFGTSAVIYLFLSILSLAIVEVMKGGRIRGSREGENEALINNGS; via the coding sequence ATGCACGCCACAAGAAACGGCGAGAATTATGACCTCGGCTACGCCAAAAGGGCCACCCTTGTTGTCGTCCTCTTGCCTCTGCTCGTCATGTACACGGAAGCGATGCTCACTCCGGCGTTGCCGACAATACAGAAGGAGTTCGCAGTAAACCCGAACGACGTCAGCTGGGTTCTCACAATTTATCTCCTCGTTGGAACCGTCAGCGTGGCAATCTTCGGAAAGCTCGGCGACATGTACGGGAAGAAGAAGATGTTTCTCGTTGCATTGGGATTCTACACTCTGGGGGTTATCCTCAACGGTTTCGCCCCAAGCTTCAGGTGGCTCCTCGTAACAAGGGCCATACAAGGTTTCGGAATGGCCATCTTCCCTCTGGCGTTCTCTCTCGTCCGCGAGGAGTTCCCGCCTGAAATGGTGCCGCAGGTTCAGGGAATGATAAGTGCAATGTTTGGCGTAGGTATGGTTATAGCCCTTCCGCTCGGGGCTTACGTTACCCAGCACTGGGGCTGGCGCTGGACGTATCACACAGCCTCTCCATTTGCAGTCCTGATGTTTATCCTTGCATGGAAAGTTCTCAGAGAGAGTCGCTACATAAATCCCGGAAAGCTCGACTGGCCGGGAGCGCTCTTCCTCACCTGGGCGGTCGTTCCGGCTCTTGTTGCAGTAACCCGCGCTCCAAATACCGGTTGGACGGCTAGGGAAACGCTCATCCTCTTTGGTATTTCCATAGTTGGCACAGTCCTTTTAGTTCTCTGGGAAAGGAGGGTTGAAAATCCAATACTTCCTCTTGGCATTATTACTTCCCGTAACCCGGCCCTAGTGAATGTGGGAATAATGTTCGCCGCCTTCGGTATTTCCATGATGAGCCAGGCGAACACCTACATCTTCCAGATGAAACCACCCTACGGCTTCGGCAAGAGCATTCTTGAGAGCGGGCTCCTCATGACCCCCATGGCAGGTGTCATGCTCATCGTCGCTCCAATCGCTGGAAAACTGATGCCAAAAATCGGCGCAAAACCACTGGCTATACTCGGTGCGCTGACTGCCAGCGTTGGCCTAGGAGTCCTGGCCAAATATGCCTCCCAGCTTCCGCCGAACCACCTCTGGACGTTTGTTGGTTTGATAACTCTCGTCGGGACGGGAATAACGCTAATGAATATCTCACTAATCAACGTCCTTGTATTCAGCGTTCCCCAGAGGGTCATGGGTGTGGCGACCGGTGCGAACAGCCTCTTTAGGAACTTCGGCTCGACTTGGGGACCTGCTATAGCAGGAACAGTCATGAGCACCTATTACGTGCTCTTCCACCCCCCGGGGGCTCCCTCATGGGTCAAGATAAAAATCCCGACGACGAAAGCCTATGAAGTGCTTTTTGGGACATCTGCAGTGATATATCTCTTCCTATCAATCCTCAGCTTGGCTATCGTTGAGGTTATGAAAGGTGGCAGGATTCGGGGTAGTAGAGAAGGCGAAAATGAAGCGCTGATTAATAATGGCTCTTAG